In one window of Rhizobium oryzihabitans DNA:
- a CDS encoding ABC transporter ATP-binding protein, with the protein MDPAIELVGIDKKFGAVHANKNINLTVAKGTIHGIIGENGAGKSTLMSILYGFYQADAGEIRVNGAPIVIRDSQAAINAGIGMVHQHFMLVENFTVLENVMLGAEGGASLAKGRAAARKELKRLEDDYGLEVDPDAVIEELPVGLQQRVEILKAMYRGAEILILDEPTGVLTPAEADHLFKILGVLRDQGKTVILITHKLREIMAITDSVSVMRRGEMVATRKTSETSVEELAELMVGRRVLLRVEKGETTPGEVLLSIRNLTVKDSRGVTMVDDVSLDVRAGEIVGIAGVAGNGQSELLEAIAGIRKPYSGEIWVAGQKVDRPDPAILRELGLAHIPEDRHHMGLVLKFEEYENSILGYHHDERYGKGPFLNPEAIRKDAVEKIEKYDIRPPNPQLKTANFSGGNQQKIVVAREIERDPKMLIIGQPTRGVDIGAIEFIHRRIIEMRDAGKAILLVSVELDEIRSLSDRIMVMFAGRVVGEKTAEAEEQTLGLMMAGIAA; encoded by the coding sequence ATGGACCCAGCAATCGAACTCGTGGGCATCGATAAGAAATTCGGTGCCGTTCACGCCAACAAGAATATCAATCTGACCGTTGCCAAGGGCACGATCCACGGCATCATCGGGGAAAACGGCGCCGGAAAATCGACGCTGATGTCGATCCTCTACGGTTTTTACCAGGCCGACGCCGGCGAAATCCGGGTGAATGGCGCGCCGATCGTCATCCGTGACAGCCAGGCGGCAATCAATGCGGGCATCGGCATGGTGCATCAGCATTTCATGCTGGTGGAAAATTTCACCGTGCTGGAAAACGTCATGCTCGGCGCGGAAGGCGGTGCATCGCTCGCAAAGGGCCGGGCGGCGGCGCGTAAGGAGCTGAAGCGTCTCGAGGACGATTACGGGCTGGAAGTCGATCCCGATGCGGTGATCGAGGAATTGCCGGTCGGTCTGCAGCAGCGCGTCGAAATCCTCAAAGCCATGTATCGTGGCGCGGAAATTCTTATCCTCGATGAGCCGACCGGTGTTCTCACACCCGCGGAGGCCGATCACCTTTTCAAGATCCTCGGCGTCCTGCGCGACCAGGGCAAGACCGTCATCCTCATCACCCACAAGCTGCGCGAGATCATGGCGATCACGGATTCCGTCTCCGTCATGCGCCGCGGCGAAATGGTGGCGACCCGCAAGACCTCCGAAACCAGCGTCGAGGAACTGGCCGAACTGATGGTCGGCCGTCGCGTGCTGCTCAGGGTGGAAAAGGGCGAAACGACCCCGGGCGAGGTTCTCCTCTCCATCCGCAATCTGACCGTCAAGGACAGCCGCGGCGTCACCATGGTGGATGATGTCTCTCTCGATGTCCGCGCCGGTGAAATCGTCGGCATCGCCGGTGTGGCGGGTAATGGTCAGTCCGAACTTCTCGAAGCGATTGCGGGCATCCGCAAGCCCTATTCGGGAGAGATATGGGTTGCCGGGCAGAAGGTCGACCGTCCCGATCCGGCCATTCTGCGCGAGCTCGGTCTCGCGCATATCCCCGAAGACCGGCACCATATGGGTCTGGTGCTGAAATTCGAAGAATATGAAAACTCCATCCTCGGCTATCACCATGACGAGCGTTACGGCAAAGGGCCTTTCCTAAACCCCGAGGCGATCCGCAAGGATGCGGTCGAAAAAATCGAGAAATACGATATCCGTCCGCCGAACCCGCAGCTGAAGACCGCCAATTTTTCCGGCGGCAACCAGCAGAAGATCGTCGTGGCCCGCGAAATCGAACGCGACCCCAAGATGCTGATCATCGGCCAGCCGACCCGCGGCGTGGATATCGGCGCCATCGAATTCATCCATCGCCGCATCATTGAAATGCGCGATGCCGGTAAGGCGATTTTGCTGGTCTC
- a CDS encoding BMP family lipoprotein: MKKSLLTLFALAAMSASALAADIKPALVYGTGGKFDKSFNEAAAAGAEKFKAETGIEYRDFEPTSDTQGEQAIRNFASKGFNPVVAVSFAWTSAMEKVAAEFPDTKFVIVDSVVELPNVRSVVYKEHEGSYLVGLLAGMASKTGKVGFIGGMDIPLIRKFACGYAQGAKAANDKIEVFQNMTGTTGAAWNDPVRGGELTKNQIDQGADVIYAAAGATGIGVLQTAADNKKFSIGVDSNQNHLHPGSVLTSMVKRVDLAVYNAYKDAKEDKFTPGIVALGVKEDGVAYALDDNNKALITPEMTAAVDKAKADIIAGTVKVHDYMADNSCPK; the protein is encoded by the coding sequence ATGAAAAAATCCCTTCTGACACTTTTTGCGCTTGCCGCAATGTCGGCTTCCGCGCTCGCGGCAGATATCAAGCCGGCGCTGGTCTATGGCACGGGTGGCAAGTTCGACAAGTCGTTCAATGAAGCCGCTGCGGCCGGCGCTGAAAAGTTCAAGGCGGAAACGGGCATCGAGTACCGTGACTTTGAACCGACCAGCGACACGCAGGGCGAACAGGCCATCCGCAACTTCGCCAGCAAGGGCTTCAATCCGGTCGTCGCCGTGTCCTTCGCCTGGACCTCGGCCATGGAAAAGGTCGCAGCCGAATTCCCCGATACCAAGTTCGTCATCGTCGATTCCGTCGTCGAACTGCCGAATGTCCGCTCCGTCGTCTACAAGGAGCACGAAGGCTCCTATCTCGTCGGTCTTCTGGCCGGCATGGCCTCCAAGACCGGCAAGGTCGGCTTCATCGGCGGCATGGATATTCCGCTGATCCGTAAGTTCGCCTGTGGTTATGCGCAGGGCGCGAAGGCTGCAAACGACAAGATCGAAGTCTTCCAGAACATGACCGGCACCACGGGTGCTGCCTGGAACGATCCGGTGCGCGGTGGTGAACTCACCAAGAACCAGATCGACCAGGGCGCTGACGTGATCTACGCGGCAGCCGGTGCGACCGGTATCGGCGTGCTGCAGACCGCGGCCGACAACAAGAAGTTCTCGATCGGCGTCGATTCCAACCAGAACCACCTGCATCCGGGCTCGGTTCTGACCTCCATGGTCAAGCGCGTCGATCTGGCCGTCTACAATGCCTACAAGGATGCCAAGGAAGACAAGTTCACCCCCGGCATCGTTGCGCTCGGCGTCAAGGAAGACGGCGTCGCCTACGCCCTCGACGACAACAACAAGGCCCTGATCACGCCGGAAATGACCGCCGCCGTGGATAAGGCCAAGGCCGACATCATTGCCGGCACCGTCAAGGTTCATGACTATATGGCGGACAATTCCTGCCCGAAATGA
- the msrA gene encoding peptide-methionine (S)-S-oxide reductase MsrA: MFLFDTLSKKTTMPTEETALPGREEALAVPESHFVNGRPLKGPYPDGFETIYLGMGCFWGAERLFWKTPGVWVTAVGYAGGFTPNPTYQETTTGQTGHAEVVKVVYDPAVISLSGLLKIFFEEHDPTQGMRQGNDVGTTYRSAIYANTEGQLQQAQKARDTFQEALEAAGHGSAITTEIGPLETFYYAEDYHQQYLAKNPGGYCGLRGTGVSCNID, translated from the coding sequence ATGTTCCTGTTCGATACGCTTTCAAAAAAGACGACGATGCCGACCGAAGAGACGGCTTTGCCCGGCCGCGAAGAGGCGCTTGCGGTGCCGGAATCCCATTTCGTCAATGGTCGACCTCTGAAGGGACCTTATCCCGATGGTTTTGAAACCATCTATCTCGGCATGGGTTGCTTCTGGGGTGCCGAGCGGCTGTTCTGGAAAACGCCGGGCGTATGGGTAACGGCGGTCGGTTATGCCGGCGGTTTCACTCCCAATCCCACCTATCAGGAGACGACGACCGGCCAGACGGGCCATGCTGAAGTGGTCAAGGTCGTCTACGATCCGGCCGTAATCTCGCTGTCAGGTCTGCTCAAGATATTCTTCGAGGAGCACGATCCGACACAAGGGATGCGACAGGGCAACGATGTCGGCACGACCTATCGTTCCGCCATTTATGCCAACACGGAAGGCCAGCTGCAGCAGGCGCAGAAGGCGCGTGATACTTTTCAGGAGGCCCTGGAGGCGGCGGGTCACGGCAGCGCCATCACCACCGAAATCGGACCGCTTGAAACGTTTTATTACGCGGAAGACTATCATCAGCAATATCTTGCCAAGAACCCGGGTGGCTACTGCGGCCTCAGGGGAACGGGCGTAAGCTGCAATATCGACTAG
- a CDS encoding type II toxin-antitoxin system HicB family antitoxin — MNNVVEINGEKAVIAFDPEIQMLRGEFVGLNGGADFYAESVHDLIEEGRKSLAVYLEMCREKGIEPRRKFSGKFNVRLTPDDHAAAVIAAAASGKSLNEWIVGTIREAAE, encoded by the coding sequence ATGAACAATGTCGTTGAAATCAATGGCGAGAAGGCGGTTATCGCTTTCGATCCCGAGATTCAGATGCTGCGCGGCGAGTTTGTCGGCCTCAATGGCGGGGCCGACTTCTATGCCGAAAGCGTCCACGATCTGATCGAGGAAGGCCGCAAGTCGCTGGCCGTCTATCTTGAAATGTGCCGGGAAAAGGGGATTGAGCCGCGCCGGAAGTTCTCCGGCAAGTTCAATGTCCGCCTCACGCCTGACGACCATGCCGCCGCAGTCATTGCCGCCGCAGCATCGGGCAAGAGCCTGAATGAATGGATCGTCGGGACGATCCGGGAGGCCGCTGAGTAG
- a CDS encoding helix-turn-helix transcriptional regulator: MRQPDRIIRFNTVRARTGLSRSTIYRKIAEGTFPAQLKISTNGAGWRESDINRWIADPAGWRQRPRNEFDFLDDY, encoded by the coding sequence ATGCGTCAACCAGACCGCATCATCCGCTTCAACACCGTCCGCGCCCGCACCGGCCTGTCGCGGTCCACCATCTACCGCAAGATCGCAGAGGGCACGTTCCCGGCCCAACTCAAGATCAGCACCAACGGCGCGGGATGGCGGGAATCCGACATCAACCGATGGATTGCCGATCCCGCCGGGTGGCGGCAGCGTCCGCGCAACGAGTTCGACTTCCTCGATGACTATTGA
- the traA gene encoding Ti-type conjugative transfer relaxase TraA, translating to MAIYHLHVKVIGRKAGSSAVASAAYRSASRMRDERIDRVQDFSNKRGVVHSEVLLPDGAPEVWSDRERLWNDVEAFEVRKDAQLAREVEFAIPREMSEEQGISLARDFAQSEFVDQGMIADLNVHWDFAEDGNPKPHAHVMLTMRSVDENGFGQKVRDWNRTEMVERWRERWADHVNERLAELDIDARIDHRSLEAQGIGLEPQSQIGAPAQRIEGEGVEAADRTDMHREIARNNGERIIADPSIALDAITQQQSTFTRRDMAKFAHRHSDGLDQFNEVMGAMGNAPDLIELGKDSRGEDRFTTRDMIEAEQRLHRAAEMMAEKQLHEVSDRDREAALVRAEQRGLVLSGEQADALAHVTDGRDLGIVVGYAGTGKSAMLGVAREAWEAAGYEVRGVALSGIAAENLESGSGIASRTIASMEHGWKNGRDMLTSRDVLVIDEAGMVGTRQMERVLSYAAEAGAKVVLVGDPQQLQSIEAGAAFRSIHERHGGAEIGEVRRQREDWQRDATRDLASDRTGKAINAYDSHDMVHSAETREQARGDLIDRWDRDRQANPDASRIILTHTNAEVRELNEAARDRMREAGDLGEDVRVKVERGDRNFASGERVMFLQNERGLGVKNGTLGTIEQVSTQSMTVRTDDGRNVSFELKDYDRIDHGYAATIHKAQGMTVDRTHVLATPGMDAHGSYVALSRHRDGMDLHYGRDDFASQDKLISTLSRDRAKDMASDYERADPAQSFAERRGITFRERMERVVKIVKRVPEKVRGMFDGLHLAADGAAVSDAVRQPERKDEEDPEAALRRARRQALVRHARASDAILDAKQQGLTPSDEQRRELGAARRAFEEVRPHGWQDAEAAYSKDNSLAREAGGGRIDRAIRALQLETEIRTDPARDPNWRADRFVERFQELGQAGEHRYAAGDYSGHRAARAEMGNMAMSLERDPQMESLLEGRKKQLGISMDFDSGMRLGRQLALSHGLGRAGASVCRS from the coding sequence ATGGCGATCTATCATCTTCACGTCAAGGTCATTGGCCGTAAGGCCGGAAGCAGCGCGGTGGCCTCCGCCGCCTACCGCTCGGCCTCGCGAATGCGCGACGAGCGCATCGACCGCGTGCAGGATTTTTCCAACAAACGCGGCGTCGTCCATTCCGAGGTGCTATTGCCGGACGGTGCGCCCGAAGTCTGGTCCGACCGCGAACGCCTCTGGAACGATGTGGAGGCATTCGAGGTGCGCAAGGATGCGCAGCTTGCGCGCGAGGTCGAATTCGCCATTCCGCGCGAGATGAGCGAGGAACAAGGGATTTCCCTTGCCCGCGACTTCGCACAGTCGGAATTCGTCGATCAGGGCATGATCGCCGATCTGAATGTGCATTGGGATTTTGCCGAGGACGGCAACCCCAAGCCCCATGCCCATGTGATGCTCACCATGCGCAGCGTGGATGAAAACGGTTTCGGCCAGAAGGTGCGCGACTGGAACCGGACGGAGATGGTCGAGCGCTGGCGGGAACGCTGGGCCGATCATGTCAACGAGCGGCTTGCCGAACTCGACATTGACGCGCGCATCGATCACCGCAGCCTAGAAGCACAGGGCATCGGCCTTGAGCCGCAAAGCCAGATTGGCGCACCGGCGCAGCGCATCGAGGGCGAAGGCGTTGAAGCCGCCGACCGCACGGACATGCACCGCGAGATTGCCCGCAACAATGGCGAGCGGATCATTGCCGATCCTTCCATTGCACTGGACGCGATCACGCAGCAGCAATCAACCTTCACGCGGCGCGACATGGCGAAGTTCGCCCATCGCCACAGCGACGGGTTGGACCAGTTCAACGAGGTCATGGGCGCGATGGGAAACGCCCCTGACCTGATCGAACTCGGCAAGGATTCTCGTGGCGAGGATCGGTTCACCACGCGCGACATGATCGAGGCCGAACAGCGCCTGCACCGCGCGGCGGAAATGATGGCCGAGAAGCAGTTGCACGAAGTCAGCGACCGGGACCGCGAAGCCGCATTGGTCCGCGCCGAACAGCGCGGCCTTGTCCTGTCCGGCGAGCAGGCCGACGCGCTGGCGCATGTCACGGACGGGCGCGACCTTGGTATTGTCGTCGGCTACGCCGGAACGGGAAAGAGCGCCATGCTCGGTGTGGCGCGCGAGGCATGGGAGGCGGCAGGCTACGAGGTGCGCGGCGTGGCCCTGTCGGGTATCGCCGCCGAGAATCTGGAAAGCGGTTCTGGCATTGCGTCCCGCACCATCGCCAGCATGGAACACGGCTGGAAAAACGGTCGCGACATGCTGACTTCGCGCGACGTGCTGGTGATCGACGAGGCGGGCATGGTCGGCACGCGGCAGATGGAGCGCGTCCTGTCCTATGCGGCCGAAGCCGGGGCCAAGGTGGTGCTGGTCGGCGATCCGCAGCAGTTGCAATCCATTGAGGCAGGCGCGGCATTCCGGTCGATCCATGAGCGCCACGGCGGCGCGGAAATCGGCGAGGTGCGCCGCCAGCGCGAGGATTGGCAGCGCGACGCCACCCGCGATCTGGCGAGCGACAGGACCGGCAAAGCGATCAACGCTTATGATAGTCACGACATGGTGCATTCCGCTGAAACCCGCGAACAGGCACGCGGCGATCTGATCGACCGCTGGGACCGCGACCGGCAGGCTAACCCCGACGCAAGCCGCATCATCCTCACCCACACCAATGCCGAGGTGCGAGAACTCAACGAGGCCGCCCGTGACCGGATGCGGGAGGCTGGCGATCTGGGCGAGGATGTGCGCGTCAAGGTCGAGCGCGGAGACAGAAATTTCGCCAGTGGCGAGCGCGTGATGTTCCTGCAAAACGAACGCGGGCTTGGCGTGAAGAATGGCACGCTCGGCACAATCGAACAAGTCAGCACCCAGAGCATGACGGTTCGCACCGATGACGGGCGCAACGTCTCGTTCGAATTGAAGGACTATGACCGGATCGACCACGGCTATGCCGCGACCATCCACAAGGCGCAGGGCATGACCGTGGACCGGACGCATGTGCTGGCAACGCCCGGCATGGACGCCCACGGCAGCTATGTCGCCCTGTCTCGGCACCGTGACGGCATGGACCTGCATTATGGCCGCGACGACTTCGCCAGTCAGGACAAGCTCATCAGCACCCTGTCGCGCGACCGGGCCAAGGACATGGCGTCGGACTACGAGCGCGCCGACCCGGCCCAAAGCTTTGCCGAGCGGCGCGGCATCACTTTCCGCGAGCGGATGGAGCGGGTTGTCAAGATCGTCAAGCGGGTTCCCGAAAAGGTGCGCGGCATGTTTGATGGCCTGCACCTGGCCGCAGACGGTGCAGCCGTTTCGGACGCGGTTAGGCAGCCGGAAAGGAAGGATGAGGAAGACCCGGAAGCCGCCTTGCGCCGCGCCCGCAGGCAGGCGCTTGTCCGCCATGCCCGCGCCTCCGATGCGATCCTTGACGCCAAGCAACAGGGTCTCACGCCTTCCGACGAGCAGCGGCGTGAGTTGGGCGCGGCACGGCGGGCCTTCGAGGAAGTCCGCCCGCACGGCTGGCAGGATGCGGAGGCGGCTTACAGCAAGGACAACAGCCTTGCCCGCGAGGCGGGCGGCGGCAGGATCGACCGCGCCATCCGCGCCCTCCAGCTCGAAACAGAAATCCGCACCGATCCGGCCCGTGATCCGAACTGGCGCGCGGATCGTTTCGTGGAGCGCTTTCAGGAACTCGGGCAGGCGGGCGAACACAGATATGCGGCTGGCGACTATTCCGGCCACAGAGCCGCGCGGGCGGAGATGGGCAACATGGCGATGAGCCTCGAACGCGATCCGCAGATGGAATCCCTGCTCGAAGGCCGCAAGAAGCAACTCGGCATCAGCATGGATTTCGACTCAGGCATGAGGCTTGGTCGGCAACTCGCCCTCAGTCACGGTCTCGGCAGGGCCGGGGCATCGGTTTGTAGATCGTAG
- a CDS encoding conjugal transfer protein TraD yields the protein MRKPRDFDAELKSLEDKARDLKARKVQQLGELVISTGADALSAEELAGALIVLAETKEAGKREAWAKRGAAFFQGRSRRSAPASERDNGGAPAQSGGAQPPSGGTGAA from the coding sequence ATGCGCAAGCCACGGGACTTCGATGCGGAACTGAAGTCGCTGGAAGACAAGGCGCGAGACCTGAAAGCCCGCAAAGTGCAACAGCTTGGCGAGCTGGTCATCTCGACTGGCGCCGACGCCCTCAGCGCCGAGGAACTGGCGGGCGCGCTGATCGTGCTGGCCGAAACCAAGGAAGCCGGAAAGAGGGAGGCGTGGGCGAAGCGCGGGGCCGCGTTTTTTCAGGGCCGATCGCGGCGATCTGCTCCGGCATCTGAGCGCGACAACGGCGGCGCTCCGGCGCAATCGGGCGGCGCGCAACCGCCATCAGGCGGCACGGGCGCGGCATGA
- a CDS encoding conjugal transfer protein TraD — MRSWQVERRKRTRHLIELGGLVVKAGIVDLTGDDRAMIYGAMIWMADKLQSEDSERARALWAGKGKEAFEAERDGMNLTSVATSTTGRER; from the coding sequence ATGCGAAGCTGGCAGGTCGAGCGCCGCAAGCGCACGCGGCATCTGATTGAGCTGGGTGGTCTCGTCGTCAAAGCCGGGATCGTGGACCTGACCGGCGACGATCGCGCCATGATCTACGGCGCGATGATCTGGATGGCGGACAAGTTGCAGAGCGAGGACAGCGAACGGGCGCGGGCGCTGTGGGCCGGAAAGGGGAAAGAGGCGTTCGAGGCGGAACGTGACGGCATGAATCTCACTTCGGTTGCGACCAGCACGACAGGGCGTGAGCGATAG
- a CDS encoding sensor histidine kinase → MEIDPPGVTAPEPVTREHMEDLPEFAGYRDALGERLVSISRLGAAESGARRPRLLAGAIDPIEFRVRLNDGAIARLQTKTPFIVTLFGLPAGMGAGLVGTLFALAAFILLHREIRPLTQLAAAVDRMDPSVEPVQLTKIPFRTPETVALVKAFERLQNRLQSIISSRFALISGVQHDVRSFATRLRLKIDHICDPTEREKAIRDIADMVDLLDNALLTARAGVGALDEELLDLVALVEQETADLKASGWNVALKSPPQYREILVIVDRLAVRRILANLVDNAMKYGQIANVTLKERDNTAVILVEDNGPGIAEGEIDLLLEPFVRAEPSRARKTGGAGLGLAVVRNLVEAQGGTIVLGNRPEGGARVEIRFPLFESQKA, encoded by the coding sequence GTGGAGATCGATCCGCCCGGCGTGACGGCGCCGGAACCGGTCACGCGCGAGCATATGGAAGATCTGCCGGAGTTTGCCGGCTACCGCGATGCGCTGGGAGAGAGGCTTGTTTCGATCAGTAGACTTGGCGCTGCCGAATCCGGTGCCAGGCGGCCGCGTTTGTTGGCAGGAGCGATAGACCCCATCGAGTTCCGGGTGCGGCTGAACGATGGCGCCATCGCGCGGCTGCAAACAAAGACGCCGTTTATCGTCACACTGTTCGGTCTTCCGGCCGGCATGGGTGCCGGCTTGGTGGGAACGCTTTTCGCGCTGGCTGCCTTCATTCTTCTTCACCGGGAAATACGACCGTTGACCCAGCTTGCAGCCGCGGTGGACAGGATGGATCCCTCCGTGGAGCCGGTGCAGTTGACCAAAATCCCTTTCCGGACGCCGGAAACCGTTGCTCTCGTGAAGGCATTCGAGCGGCTGCAGAACCGGCTTCAGTCCATAATCAGCAGCCGGTTCGCGCTCATCAGCGGCGTTCAACATGACGTGCGATCTTTTGCGACGCGTCTGCGGCTGAAAATCGACCACATCTGCGATCCGACAGAGCGGGAGAAGGCGATCCGCGATATCGCCGATATGGTTGACCTTCTCGACAACGCTCTGCTGACCGCCCGGGCCGGCGTCGGCGCACTCGATGAAGAGCTTCTGGATCTCGTCGCCCTTGTCGAGCAGGAGACCGCCGATCTGAAGGCATCGGGCTGGAATGTGGCCCTGAAATCCCCGCCACAATATCGAGAGATACTCGTTATAGTCGATCGCCTCGCAGTCAGGCGAATCCTCGCGAACCTCGTCGACAACGCCATGAAGTATGGGCAGATCGCAAATGTTACGCTAAAGGAGCGCGACAACACAGCGGTCATCCTGGTCGAAGACAATGGTCCGGGCATTGCTGAAGGCGAAATCGATCTTCTTTTGGAACCGTTTGTTCGCGCGGAGCCCTCGCGTGCCCGCAAAACCGGTGGGGCCGGGCTTGGCCTTGCTGTGGTTAGAAACCTTGTAGAAGCCCAAGGCGGGACGATAGTTCTAGGCAACCGTCCCGAAGGCGGAGCCCGTGTAGAAATCCGCTTCCCACTATTCGAATCTCAAAAGGCATAG
- a CDS encoding response regulator: protein MEDLVRTILVVDDDPEIRRLVAALLSREGFDVRTAENGLELDDVLRRVRPDLIILDLMLPGEDGLSICRRMRSEGAFPILMLTAKNDEMDRVVGLEVGADDYVSKPFGPRELLARVRALLRRSQSQPLQAASRRYGFDRFIIDLDARQLTDEDGEPATLTSAEFDLLTCFVLRPRRVLSRDQILDWTHGRNADPLDRTVDILVSRLRKKLESLSPGNTLISTVRNGGYLLTVPVRQVL, encoded by the coding sequence ATGGAAGACTTGGTACGCACAATCCTCGTCGTGGACGATGATCCGGAGATAAGGCGACTCGTCGCAGCCTTGCTGTCACGCGAAGGCTTCGACGTCCGAACCGCCGAAAACGGCCTGGAACTGGACGATGTTCTGCGCAGGGTTCGGCCGGATCTGATCATCCTCGACCTGATGCTGCCGGGAGAGGACGGGCTTTCGATCTGTCGTCGCATGCGCTCCGAGGGCGCTTTTCCCATACTGATGCTGACCGCCAAGAACGACGAAATGGATCGGGTGGTGGGACTGGAGGTCGGTGCCGACGACTATGTTTCGAAACCGTTCGGACCGCGCGAACTCCTTGCGCGCGTGCGCGCCCTTCTTCGCCGCAGCCAGTCCCAGCCTCTCCAGGCCGCGAGCCGGCGGTACGGTTTCGATCGCTTCATCATCGATCTCGATGCTCGCCAATTGACTGACGAGGACGGCGAACCGGCAACACTGACGAGCGCGGAATTCGACCTTCTGACGTGCTTCGTGCTGCGCCCTCGCCGCGTTCTCTCTCGCGATCAGATTCTCGACTGGACGCATGGCCGCAATGCCGATCCGCTCGACCGGACGGTCGACATCCTGGTGTCGCGGCTGCGCAAGAAACTGGAGAGTCTCAGCCCCGGCAACACCCTGATCAGTACGGTCCGCAACGGCGGCTATCTGCTGACGGTGCCGGTGCGGCAGGTACTATGA
- a CDS encoding sterol desaturase family protein, whose amino-acid sequence MPLAFLGFHPFAIVATLAANLAYQFFLHTELSPGFGSFEWIFNTPSHHRVHHASDAEYLDRNFGGILIVFDRLFGTFAEAPDGKPLTYGLRGGSASHHPLRIAFSEWSAMIRDVRAASTLKQKIAVLFGPVTRKKASAAKPKSPTTGRAKADAPQQTDQWKEIL is encoded by the coding sequence TTGCCGCTGGCCTTTCTTGGCTTTCATCCGTTCGCCATCGTCGCGACGCTCGCGGCAAACCTTGCCTATCAGTTCTTCCTTCATACCGAGCTCTCACCCGGCTTCGGCTCGTTCGAATGGATATTCAACACGCCTTCCCATCATCGGGTGCACCATGCTTCGGACGCCGAGTACCTCGACAGGAACTTCGGCGGCATACTGATCGTCTTCGACCGGCTGTTCGGCACCTTTGCCGAAGCGCCGGACGGCAAGCCGCTGACCTACGGTCTGCGTGGCGGCTCGGCATCGCATCATCCGCTGCGCATCGCGTTTTCCGAATGGAGCGCAATGATACGAGATGTGCGCGCAGCTTCCACGCTCAAGCAAAAAATCGCCGTTCTCTTCGGCCCCGTCACGCGCAAAAAGGCGTCGGCAGCCAAACCTAAATCGCCCACAACCGGGCGAGCGAAGGCTGATGCTCCCCAACAGACAGATCAATGGAAGGAAATATTATGA
- a CDS encoding cysteine rich repeat-containing protein, whose translation MSAINRLTPTRWLSIALLAAACAAPAAAMAQSQMTPEMQALARKVVQACKADLKQYCQGIQPGGGRIAACLQANRANLTPSCQAALAEALPK comes from the coding sequence ATGAGTGCCATCAATCGCCTGACCCCGACCCGTTGGCTGAGCATTGCGCTGCTCGCCGCTGCTTGCGCAGCGCCCGCAGCCGCTATGGCTCAAAGCCAGATGACCCCCGAAATGCAGGCGCTGGCGAGGAAAGTCGTCCAGGCTTGCAAGGCTGATCTCAAGCAGTATTGCCAGGGCATTCAGCCGGGTGGCGGCCGGATTGCCGCTTGCCTTCAGGCAAATCGGGCGAACCTCACGCCGAGCTGCCAGGCCGCGCTCGCTGAGGCTCTTCCGAAGTGA